A stretch of Paraburkholderia phenazinium DNA encodes these proteins:
- a CDS encoding ABC-F family ATP-binding cassette domain-containing protein translates to MISVRNVTLRRGVNVVLDNASVTFTPGEKIGLVGRNGAGKSSFFGLLNGTLHEDGGEFSIPAAWKMGQVAQEMPETEQSATDFVIEGDTVMLAAQAEVAAAEASDDGMRMAHAYMALHDAGAHDAPARAQALILGLGFSAAQLSQPVNSFSGGWRMRLQLARALMCPSDLLLLDEPTNHLDLDALVWLEAWLKRYQGTMVVISHDREFLDAVTQVTVHVDNAKLVRYGGNYSKFEEMRAEQLLLQQAAMARQADKIAHLQKFIDRFKAKASKAKQAQSRVKALERMEKIAPVLADAEFTFEFKEPLNVPNPLLSMLDASFGYPAPADAPPGTPPTVIVRGINRSVLAGQRIGILGANGQGKSTLVKTVAHELAPIAGEISEGKGLNIGYFAQQELDVLRPLDTPMEHMIRLAKDTPAHMRAPGQSGTEQSLRTFLGTFSFSGDMVHQAVGTMSGGEKARLVLCMIVWQRPNLLLLDEPTNHLDLATREALGMALNEFEGTVLLVSHDRSLLRAVCDEFWLVTKGGVEPFDGDLDDYQQFLRDEARRMREQAAGEQKVVA, encoded by the coding sequence ATGATTTCCGTCCGTAATGTCACGCTGCGCCGCGGCGTCAATGTCGTACTCGACAACGCATCCGTCACCTTCACCCCCGGCGAAAAGATTGGCCTTGTCGGCCGCAATGGCGCCGGCAAGTCGTCCTTCTTCGGCCTTCTCAACGGCACGCTGCACGAAGACGGCGGCGAGTTCTCGATTCCCGCTGCATGGAAGATGGGCCAGGTCGCGCAGGAGATGCCTGAGACCGAGCAGAGTGCGACCGACTTCGTAATCGAGGGTGACACCGTCATGCTGGCCGCCCAGGCTGAAGTCGCCGCCGCCGAGGCCAGCGACGATGGCATGCGCATGGCGCACGCCTACATGGCCCTACACGACGCCGGTGCACACGATGCCCCCGCACGTGCCCAGGCGCTGATCCTGGGCCTTGGCTTCAGTGCTGCGCAGCTCAGCCAGCCGGTCAACAGTTTCTCCGGCGGCTGGCGCATGCGACTGCAGCTGGCGCGCGCGCTCATGTGCCCGTCCGACCTGCTGTTGCTCGACGAGCCGACCAATCACCTTGACCTCGACGCGCTGGTCTGGCTGGAAGCGTGGCTCAAGCGCTATCAGGGAACCATGGTAGTGATCAGCCACGATCGCGAATTCCTCGACGCGGTGACGCAGGTGACGGTGCACGTCGACAACGCCAAGCTGGTGCGTTACGGCGGCAACTACAGCAAGTTCGAAGAGATGCGCGCTGAGCAACTGCTGTTGCAGCAGGCCGCGATGGCCAGACAGGCGGACAAGATCGCCCACCTGCAGAAATTCATCGACCGTTTCAAGGCCAAGGCCTCGAAGGCGAAGCAGGCGCAGAGCCGGGTCAAGGCGCTCGAACGCATGGAGAAGATCGCGCCAGTGCTTGCCGACGCAGAGTTCACCTTCGAGTTCAAGGAGCCGCTCAACGTCCCTAACCCGCTGTTGTCGATGCTGGACGCGAGCTTCGGTTACCCGGCGCCGGCCGACGCACCGCCGGGCACGCCGCCGACGGTCATCGTGCGGGGCATCAACCGATCTGTGCTGGCCGGGCAGCGCATCGGCATTCTCGGTGCCAATGGCCAGGGCAAGTCCACTCTGGTGAAGACGGTGGCGCACGAGCTGGCGCCGATTGCCGGCGAAATCAGCGAAGGCAAAGGCCTGAACATCGGCTACTTCGCCCAGCAGGAACTCGACGTGCTGCGCCCTCTCGACACCCCGATGGAACACATGATCCGCCTTGCCAAGGATACGCCGGCGCACATGCGTGCCCCCGGCCAGAGTGGCACCGAACAATCGCTTCGCACCTTCCTCGGCACCTTCAGCTTCAGTGGCGACATGGTCCATCAGGCGGTCGGCACGATGAGCGGCGGCGAGAAAGCGCGGCTCGTGTTGTGCATGATCGTGTGGCAACGCCCCAACCTGCTGCTGCTCGACGAGCCTACCAACCACCTGGACCTGGCCACACGCGAAGCGCTGGGCATGGCACTCAACGAATTCGAAGGCACAGTGTTGCTGGTTAGTCACGACCGTTCCCTGCTGCGCGCGGTATGTGACGAGTTCTGGCTCGTCACCAAGGGTGGCGTCGAGCCCTTCGACGGCGATCTGGACGATTACCAGCAGTTCCTGCGCGACGAAGCCCGTCGCATGCGCGAGCAGGCCGCCGGGGAGCAGAAAGTCGTCGCCTGA
- a CDS encoding AraC family transcriptional regulator — protein sequence MPAATPIPSPRVSPVDLNELITLLEIRVLGLSECLVSQGFVLELDGNDAPGIHYILSGEGLLHIDGAETVPLAPHTLLIVPPRHPLKLEVPAAKAGIAPIVVPGREHKQVVDSINRFRAGTSEPMTVMICGYFNAAFGASINLFETLSTPIVEQFDASDRLDVYLRTAFDELVAQEIGAGAMSGALLKQVIVALVRRSLKTNALWLERFALLGDPQIARVFADMVARPAAPHSVASLADAAFLSRSAFMARFSAALGHSPMQVLRDIRMRQAAAQLRTGDLSLDQVARNVGYASRGTFVRAFREVFGTGPAGYRSDAEHA from the coding sequence ATGCCAGCCGCAACGCCGATCCCCTCGCCTCGTGTCTCCCCCGTCGATCTGAACGAACTGATCACGCTGCTCGAGATCCGGGTGCTGGGATTGTCCGAGTGTCTCGTCAGCCAGGGCTTCGTGCTCGAACTGGACGGCAACGACGCGCCCGGCATCCACTACATCCTGTCCGGCGAAGGACTGCTGCATATCGACGGCGCAGAGACGGTACCGCTTGCACCGCATACGCTGCTGATCGTGCCGCCCCGTCACCCGCTGAAGCTTGAGGTTCCCGCGGCCAAGGCCGGCATCGCGCCGATCGTCGTGCCTGGGCGCGAGCACAAGCAGGTCGTCGATTCGATCAACCGGTTTCGCGCCGGCACCTCCGAGCCGATGACCGTGATGATCTGCGGCTATTTCAATGCAGCATTTGGCGCATCCATCAATCTCTTCGAAACGCTGTCCACACCGATCGTCGAGCAATTCGACGCGTCCGACCGGCTCGACGTCTACCTGCGCACCGCCTTCGATGAACTCGTCGCCCAGGAGATCGGCGCGGGCGCCATGTCGGGGGCGTTGCTGAAACAGGTGATCGTCGCGCTCGTGCGCCGCTCGCTGAAAACGAACGCGCTCTGGCTCGAACGCTTCGCGCTGCTCGGCGATCCGCAGATCGCGCGGGTCTTCGCGGACATGGTGGCCCGCCCCGCCGCGCCGCACAGCGTGGCGAGCCTCGCAGATGCGGCATTCCTGAGCCGGTCCGCCTTCATGGCCCGCTTTTCAGCGGCCCTCGGCCACTCGCCAATGCAGGTCCTGCGTGACATCCGCATGCGACAAGCCGCCGCCCAGTTGCGCACCGGTGATCTGTCGCTGGATCAGGTCGCGCGCAATGTCGGCTATGCGAGCCGCGGCACCTTCGTCCGCGCATTTCGCGAAGTATTCGGCACCGGCCCGGCCGGGTATCGGTCAGACGCCGAACACGCCTGA